CTTACAGCGGTCGGCACAACAGCATCAATAAGACCAATGATAAAGGCTGAAATTAACGCACCAAAAATACTAACATTGAGTAAGTTGGGAATGATAAATTGCGCTAGGTAAATAACTACGGCAGCAGTAATAAAGCCAACCAATCCTCTTCTTTGTGGGGATACGCGATCACCCAACAAACTTTCTGCTATGTAGCCCAAGATAGCAATTACCACAGCAGCAATTAAGGCACCAATGAAACCACCTTTTACTACAAAACCTGGAGAAAGCCAACTTACTACAATTAATACTAGAGCGGAAACAATAAAACGAACCACCATTCCTAACAAATAATCACCTCCCTGTTATTCATTCTGTAATTATGATTTACCAAAAGGGAAAACGATATACAAAAGTTGCTTGCATTTTTATTTTATGCGTGGTAAAATACAGTTTGTTGGGGAGGTGAGAAATTTTGCCTAATATTAAGTCTGCTATTAAGCGGGTTGAAATTACAAAAGCACGCACTATTCGTAATGCCAGCATTAAATCCGCTGTTAAAACTGCAATTCGCAGATACGAGGAAGCCCTAGCCAAAGCTGACAAGGAAGTCGCCGAGACTGCCCTGCGTAATGCTATGGTTGCTGTAGATAAAGCTGTAACCAAAGGTGTTTTACATAAAAATGCCGCAGCTAGAAAAAAATCTCGCCTAACCAAGCGGTTCAATAAAATTGCTGGTTAATAATTAAACCACCCTGCGGGTGGTTTTTTTAGTTTGCTACTCCATTTGGCCGAATTGAATTAACATGGTTTCAATGGCTGGTAGAAAATCTCTCTGGCCTTTTTTTATAGCGGCATCAATAGTTGCAATTTCTTGCAAGGCCCATTTCATTCTCTGGGACCCCCCCCGTCGAATTTGTGTTAAGGCCTTTTTGATAACAAAATCATGTATTCCCATTTTTCTAGCAACTTCTCTCTCAGGGGAGCCTTCCCGAAGTAAGGCCTCGGCCTGGAGGGCGATGCGAAGTTGTCGCGCTAAAAGGGCTAAAATTTTAGTCGGTTGTTCCTTAAGAGAAAGAAGTTCTCGAATACCATTTAGAGCCTTAGAAGTATGGCCAGCCACAGCATCGTCCACTACTGTAAAAATATTTTGCTCAATATTGATAACACCAACCTCCCCGACAATGGCGGAGGTTATTTCTTGTTCGCTACCCAAATAGCTGATAAGCTTATTTACTTCATTCTTTAGATTTAATAGACCTAACTTACCGTTGGCTTCTACTATCGCTCTGGCAGCTGAGGGCTCAATTGTTTTACCAGTCCCTTTGACAATTTGGTTAACCCAGGTGATCATTTCGGAGGGCTTTAACATTTTGAAGTCTATAACCTGTCCCTTTGCACTAATTTCTTTGTAGGTCTTCTTGCGACGGTCTACTGCTTCCTTGGCAACAAAGACTAAACAAGTGGTGCTGGCTGGATTATTTAAATACTTTAAGAGAACTGTGTCCTTACCACTTCCTTTGTCCTCGCCTCCGGCTTCATTTTTCCCTTTGCCAGAAAACCATGGAGCATTTTTTACGATGACCAGTCTGCGTTCTGCCATGAAGGGCATGTTTTCTGCAAAAGAAATCACCGTATCAATGTCTGCTTCTTCCCCGTCCAATAGATCCAGGTTAAAATCAGCTGCCTGTGGCAGTAAAAATTCTTTAAATTTCTCCACAGCCTTTTCTTTCAGGTATTCCTCTTCTCCATAAAACAAGTATACCGGAGAAACAACCCCCCGCTGTAGGCTGTTGATCAAACCTTTGTAATATTCCATTTAGTCTGTGCCACCCGGCGTAATCAATTTAGCTTCCACAGAAGATACTTTGCCTTTCATTGTCCCCTTTTTATCTCTCCTGTCATCAATTCGAATAATCGTATTCACCCTAGATGCCCCTGCCATAAAGGGTTGTTCATGCATTTGGCTTACCAACTTTATTATTTCAGTCAATTCCCCTTCGATAATGGTCCCCATAGGGGTTAACTGGTATTTAATATCATTAGCTTGCTGTAATACCCGGACACAGCCAGCAACAAAGCTACTTAAACTAGTACCTCCAGTGCCAAGGGGTATCACTGTTACTTCTACAATTGCTATGATAATCACCTCTTTAAAAATTCATCGCATATATTTCCCCTTAAGTTATTATATTACAGTAACATACAGATCACAAACAGTAGTAGTTGTTTCCATGGGGGGATGATAGATTGATGGACAGAAACACCTTTCGAAATACTGTCTCAGAATATATATTGGACGCTGTGCCCAAGTCCTTAATTTATAACCTAGATAATTTCGGAATTCGGATGAAAAAAGGCGAGTATTGGATTGATCTTTCCCTGGAAAACTTTTATAAAGGGTACTGCCGTCAGAAACCTTCCATGCGGCATATATATATTTCTGAAGTTCTGGCACCCTTTATCAAGGACCTCCGGAGAGAAAGCGGTGTAAATCATCATGATGTAAAGGAAAATATTAATCACGTTTTTCCCCTGATTATAGGTTCCCAGGATAGAAAGGGGATTGTTACCACACCGCTGACAGACAACCTTTTCATCGCCTATGTATTGGATCAAGGAATGCGTATTTTTTTCATTGAAGAAGCAACACTTGACTCCCTTCATATATCAGTGGAGCAAATAAAGCAACTGGCTCTAAAAAATTTTTTTCGGGATCAGACTAAGCCGCTACAAGTATTTGATGAAAAAAGACATATCTATGGTTTTAACTACGGCGATTCCTATGATTCCAGCCGATTACTTTCCATTATCTATAGACCCCAAGAACATGGTATTCCCCCACACCGCAGAGTCTATGTAATGGTGCCGAACCGAGATGTTGTGTTACTGTTTTACTCCCCCGAAGAGAGTGATCTTAGACAGTCCATCATGATTGGTCGCAGTAGTTTTCTTAATAATCCCTATCCTGTGAGCCCCGAGCTTTATCAGGTACGCCAAGGGGTTATTTTGAAGAGTTCTAGATTTTAACTGGTGGTGAACAGCTATTTCTGTATAGCTGTTTTTTATTATCTTTATACATCTAAACTATCCTGGCACAAATTCTCACGGTTTTTAATATGATGTCATAAACTGTTTAGAAGGTGTGATGTAAATGCCCTCTAAGGAAGATACACAACATGATCTTTTGCTCATCATCACAACGGGTCTGTTTTTTCTCTTTGTAACTGGCCTGGCTGTGTCATCAGAAACGGAGGCGCCCATTATTCCTCCGCCATAAAATTACCCAGAGGGGGGAAGGCCCGTGTTTTCACCAAACCATATGGAAATGCTGATGAAGAAGATCATGGACCAATTGGGTTTCCAAATCAATGGGGAAAACAACGGGACTAACAAAAAAAACAAGAACAATAAGTGTAACAAAATAGAGAATTGTCTTCCTACCCTTACCCCCTCGCAAATGTTAGTAATCCTTGGATTGCTGGGAGGAGTCTTTGAAGTAGACTCTGTGCTGGTGGATAAAGACCAAGTGATACAGGTTGTATTAAGTGGTTCCTTAAAAAGAAAAACAGAATTGGAGAAAATAATGGAACAGGTAGGCACTATGCCCTTTGATGATGTCATGAAAGCCATCTTTGGTCGGTATTAATTTTATTTCCCCGTTTGAACCAGCCATTTTGATCCATCGGTGCTTAAGATAATGGCCCCTTGTCGATCTGTGCGGTAGATTTTGCTATTTACTTCTTCTAATGCCTCCAGGGTTTTAACAGACGGGTGATGAAAGCGATTGCCCTTGCCCACCGAAATAATCGCAGCTTTAGGACTCACCCTCTGAAAGAAATCAGGGTCAAAAAAACCACTGCCATGGTGCGGAACTTTCAATATTTCTATATTGGTTATCTCGATGTTCTCCACCAGGTTCTTTTCCGCCTCGGCCTCTATATCTCCGGTTAGTAAAACCGTACGCCCATGGTATTTCAGTAAAAATATTAAACTATTGTTATTGGCATCGGAGCGGGTGCCAATAAATTTATCTTCCGGGCCTAGACATGACATTAACAACTCAGAGTCCAACCTTAGCTCATCCCCTGCTCTGGCGGAACAAAGGGGTATCCCCAGTTTTCCAATCTCTTGCAGTAATTCAGTATAGCCTTCATCGATATGATCTGCCGGCTGCAGCCCGTAGGGCGAAACCATCACCATTCCCACTGACATGGTCTGGATAAGGGTTCTAGCACCGCCAACATGATCTGCATGGGGGTGTGTTAACACTAACACATCCACTTGATTGATGCCTAATCTATGTAAGTAGGGTACGATTACATACTCTCCGGCTCCCCTGCCAGAAAGAAGTTCATTCTGCCAGCCCCCTGTGTCAACCAGCACAATTCGTTTTTCGGGGGTAATGATTAAGGTACTGTCCCCCTGACCTACATCTATAAAATGAACTTCCAACAAACCATGGGTAGGTTTTACCAGCCAAAGGGTCATTATTAAAAGTGCTACCAGAACAAGGGTTTTGTATTTCTCAATCTGCTGATGAGAACCTACTACTTTTTCTCTTTTTTCAGGAAACTGGAATAAATAAAAAGTGAATATCAGTAAAACGTAGTATAGGAAAACCAGCCAGAGGGGTGGGGTAGGAATATAAAAGGAGGCACTGGGCAAAGAGTTGCAAAATTGTACTAATCCAATAAATAAATCAATGAGTGAACTAATACCACTGTTAAAAAGAGAGGTCAGAGGTAAGTAGATCGTACCGATAAGTAAATCCAGTCCACCAAATAACATAATCAGACCCACCAGGTGAACTGTCAGCAAATTGGCCAGGATGGAAACCTGTGAAACAAGGTTAAAGTACAGGGTCACCAGAGGAAGGGTTGCCAGTTGAGCCGCCAGTGGCACTGTGATTAATAAAACAATGGATTTAGGTATTTGATGAAAAAGGTTGTTTAAAACAGGGGTTAGATAAAGCAGACCCCAGGTTGCCACAAAGGAGAGTTGAAATCCAATATCATATAAATCCAGTGGATTAATGGCCAAAATGATTCCGGCAGCCGTAGCCAGCGTTGTAGGCCAATCATTCTGTCGTCCCAGGTGGCGGGCCAGTAAAAGTAAAACCGCCATCAGGGTGGCACGTAAAACCGCGGGTCCCAGCCCTGTCATTATGGCGTAAAAAATTAGTAAAGGAATGGTCACCGGGGCGGTAAAGCGAGCAGGTACTTTTAACAAACGTAGCACTTGCAACAGCATAGCAGCCACCAAGCCAACATGATAACCTGAGACACTGAGAATGTGTACCAGCCCAGTCTGGTTAAAGGCTAATTGTACATCCTGGGGTATTTCCCCACGGGTACCAAAGAGCAAGCCCTTTAGTATGACAGCTTTCTCTTTAGACAGGGTTTTATCATAAATACTTTCCAGGTGATTTCGTAAAGCAAAGGCAATACGAAAAATAAAGCTGCCCTCACCCCTGCGGAGGACTTTGATATCTTCGGATTTCTTTACAACCATGTTGGCAGCAATACCCTGTCGATTTAGCCAAGTTCGGTAATCGAAGGCCCCAGGGTTACCTGGAGGTTCCGGCACCACCACATAGCCTGTTAACCTCAGAATATCTCCGTATTGATATCTCTTGGTTTTTTCCGGCACCTTGACCCGCAGAATCCCTGAAACCTTTTTTATCTTGCCCCCATACTTAGCCTGCTGAACTTTTAATTTGTAGAAAGTTGCTTCGGGTCTGCGGTCCGGTTGATCAATAACAATTCCGGTTGCTTGAATATTAGTTCCCTTAAAATCCATCAGCGGTGTGGCCACCACGGACAGCTTGATAGTTGTTAGGGCCATTCCAAGACAGATACAAGCACAAAAAAGGACCCAAGTGTTATAACGCCAGGTCCTGATGATGCCGATTCCTGCAACTATGCAGGTGAAAACCGCTGCTCCCATCGCAACGAGTATATTAACTTTAAGGACAGAGGTTACCATAATACCCAGCATAAAGGCCAGTATCATAAAAACCAGGGGGCGCTGCATATATTAAACCCCAGTATACTTTTGCTGGTAACGAATTACTTTCTGTATATATCGAGTAGTTTCCTCATAGGGAGGTATCCCTCCATAACGTTCAACAGCCCCAGGACCAGCATTATAGGCCGCTAAGGCCTTGTTTACATCACCATCGAAGCGTTCCAGCATGGATTTTAAATAGCGGACGCCACCATCAGCATTTTGTTCTGGATCATAGGGATTTTTTACTCCTAGATCGCGGGCCGTGCCAGGCATCAGTTGCATTAAACCCATGGCCCCGGTCCGGGAAGTTACCCTGGGATTAAAGTCAGATTCCGCCCGGGCCACAGCCTTACAAAGGGCAGGATCTATGCCATGACGTAAAGCTGATTTTTCCACCATAGCCTCATATTCCCGCACAGGTCCAACTGCAGCACGAAAAGAAGCTGCTGCTGCGGCAGCAGAAGCCCTAGCTTGTTTACTAGGCAGGAAAGGCACCTCTGCCAGATTCACGCCGGGATTTAAAGGCAAGGTATTCCCCCTTACTCCAGCCTTAGCAGCAATAAGCTTAGCCAACATCAGAGAAAATTCCGCTGATTGTTCACTTTTATTTTCCTGTGTACCATTTATACCAATTTCCAAGGCCTGTAGCCTTATCAATTGTGCCACTAAACTTGCATCCATTTGTTCACATCCTGTACCAATTCTTTATGGTTTGCTATTGTAAGGTTATACGGTGCTGTAAATCCTCAAACTTTTTATCACCGATACCTGAAACATTCTTTAAATCTTCAGTGCACTGAAAGGGACCGTTAGCCTCTCGGTGCTGAATAATTCGCTCCGCCAATGCCGGCCCAATACCGGGCAAGCTATCCAACTCCTGTGGTCCTGCGGTATTGATGTTGACCAAACCCGTTCCCTGGGCAACGGTCGGCGTCAATGGTTTGCTCGCCTTAAGGGCTACCCCCTGTGACGGTACATTATCCATTTGATTTGGACGTTGTTCCGACGCCTGTTGTTCCGCTTTACTGGGAATCGGCAGTTTCTGCCCATCTTTCAAGGGTGCCGCCAGATTCAACATGCTTAGGTCTGCATCCTGTGTAGGAACCGCCAGCTTTAGGGCATCATGAACCCGGCTGCCCGCAGGTAAGTGATAGACATCTGGTTTCTCAACGGCCCCGTCCACATGAACTTGAATTTCTGTTTCCTCTTTGCCCGTTCTCATACTGTCAGAGGACTGGGAGTTTACCAGTTCCACCCCTGTGTTCGCCCGGCTGGCAAACTGATAGCCCGCTAAATAAAGCACAACAGCCATAATTATCAGAATAATCACTTGTTCTTTTCGACCCAGGTTTGGCATGTCAAAAACCTCCCCACAGTGGGTTAAGACCAATAATTCTATGGATATTTCTACTTTCAGTGACATTTTCCTCCTAATCTACGTTATACTTTAGGAAAAAATGTAAAAACCTTATCCTAAATAGGATAAGGCTAGGGAATACGGACAAGGAGCTATTGGTATTCTGTTAACACCAGCAAAACGACTTATCAGAGCAGCAGTGTTAACAGAATACGTTTATGGTTCTTAAAATAGAGCATACCTAAAAGGCTAACAAACTATTCCCGGGCTCTGTCATCATTTTGGCAATCCACCAAGAGTTGCCCCCGGGTATTTAATGTGGCCAAAAGGACATGCTTTGGATGAATACCCTTTTCTGCTAACTTTTCCTTCAACCATTTTTCAGTTAGGTTTATGTTATGAAGGTTTTCTTTCAAAACATCTCCATCCATCACCAGTACATTGGGTAATCCTTCATATTCAGTGTCAATTCCCAGATCCGCCGGTGTTACTGGCCTTTTCTGTGATTTTGGCAAAACACTTAACCTTCCCGAGGGCTCCAAAATGGCATACTCAATATCTTCTATATTATAGAACCCTTTTTCCCTTAATTGGCTTAACAAATCGTCCAGATTATAGCGGGAAGAACGCATTTCGTGCCTTAACAGGTGTCCGTTTTCAATGATAATCTGGGGAGAACCATAAAGTATTTTTCTCAGAGGGCGATTCACCAGGGCTAGATAAGAAAAAACCACTTCCAGAATACCCAATGTAACCAGGGGAATGATCCCATGCCAGATTGGAATGGACTGGGCTCCCATGGGAATAGCTGCTAATTCCGCTAAAATAATTGCTACTACAAAATCAAAGGTAGATAGCTGACCTATCTCCCTTTTTCCCATCAAGCGTACAATAATAAGAACCGCAAAATATATAACAACTGTACGCCAAACATGAGGAAATAATCCCTTTAAAGCTTCCTCCAAATTTATAACCTCCCACAGACATACTCGTCTTATTATGCAGCGGGAGGTTTTTGACTATGCACTTATTTTGATTTGATAAGTTTACTTTTGGGGACTGGAAAAACACCACCTCTAACTGCCCTGGCATCAGATATATTGAAGAAAATTCCTGGCTGTATTTCGTCCAAGATTTGAGTAGCCAATTTTAAATTGCTTCTTTTTAGTAATACAAATAAAATGGTTCGCTCACCATTCCTACCACAGCCAGAAACAGTTGTTACACCAAAGCCCTGCTCCCGAAATCGATTGCACAATTCAGTAGTATTCCCAGGCGAGGGGTATACCTGCATGGAAAGGTGTCCCACTGCCAGCCACTCTTCAATTAACGAACCAATGAAATTACCTGTGGCAAAACCCCCAGCGTAAGCAATTATCTTTACTGGATCATCAATACCTCCACTTAAGGCCTTTCCCAATGCCACAATGAAAATACTAACTTCTACAAACCCCACCATACTTGCAATGAGCTTCCGACCACGCATCAGCATTAGTAAGCGTATAACATCCAGTGACATATCCGCCACTCTGGCAAAAAATATAAAAAAATAAGCTCCTAAATGAGACAGACCCAAATCCACAATTTTCACCTCATGTTTTAAATATAGTAGAAAAAAATTAAAGACACCTGTTAGGGTGTCTTTAGTTTTTGCCTTCTCATTTTACCACAATGTTTAATAATTTGCCTGGAACCGGAATAATTTTAACAATTTGTTTGTCGCCAATCAGTATTTTAACCGACTCCATATCCATAAGATATTGCTGCATTTCCGCCGGCTTCATATTGGCAGGTATATTTAACCTTTCCCGAACTTTACCATTAATTTGAACAGCAACCTCCACTTCGTCCTCCACCAGTGCTGCGCTATCAAAGGTGAGCCAAGGCTGTTTGTGCACACTGCCTTGATGTCCGGTGGCCGACCAAAGTTCCTCGGCAATATGGGGCGCAAAGGGAGCCAGTAGAATGATGGTACTGTTAACGGCTTCGGCCAATACCGCTGTATCCCGTTCCACTGCCGCAACCTTATCACGGTAGGTATAAATTCCATTAACCAGTTCCATGATGGTACTGATGGCAGTATTAAAGTTAAAGCGGCCACTAACATCCTCAGTTACCTTTTTAATGGCATAGTGAGTTAAACGTCGCATTTCTTTGTGTACACCCACATAAGCATTAACACTTGAAATGGCTGGAGCTCCAGCTACTTCGTCTTTCAGGGAATAAACCAATCGCCATACACGGTTAAGGAATCGGTGGCTTCCTTCTACCCCCCTGTCACTCCACTCCAAATCCCTTTCAGGTGGAGCGGCAAAAAGGATAAACATCCTTGCAGTATCAGCACCATAGCGGTCAATAATTTCTTCTGGACTTACCACGTTGCCCTTTGATTTGGACATTTTGCTGCCATCCTTTAAAACCATACCCTGGGTAAGTAGGTTTTCAAAGGGTTCTTGTACATTCACCAGACCCAGATCATAGAAAACCTTGGTAAAAAACCGGGAATACAGTAGGTGCAGGATCGCATGCTCAACACCCCCGATATACTGGTCAACATTCATCCAACGATCAGCTTTATTTTTATCCCAAGCATACTCTGTGTCTCTGGAACTGGTATAGCGCAGATAATACCAAGAAGAGTCCACAAAGGTATCCATTGTGTCAGTTTCTCTTTGGGCAGGTCCACCACATTGAGGGCAAGTGGTATGAACAAAGTCTGGCCTACCCTTTAGGGGTGACTCACCGGTTGGCTTAAAGGCCACATCGGTGGGCAATATTACCGGCAGTTGATCCTCTGGTACCGGTACAGTTCCACATTTTTCACAATAAACAATGGGGATAGGGGTACCCCAATAACGCTGGCGGGAAATTAGCCAATCCCTTAATCGATAGTTGACAATTCCTTTACCGATCCCCTTTTCCTCGGCGTATTTAATCACCTTTTTTATACCTTGACGGTTGGGACTTCCATCAAAGGGACCGGAATGAACCATAATTCCGTCTGCGGTATAGGCTTCCTTCATATCCTCAACCCTAATTTCCTTATCCTGGGCAGGATAAATAACAACTTTTATTGGTAAATTGTATTTATGAGCAAATTCGAAATCACGCTCATCGTGGGCAGGCACGCCCATCACAGCACCAGTACCATAGTGGTATAGAACATAATTGGCTATCAAAATGGGTACTCTCGCACCGTCAAAGGGGTTAATACAGTAGGCCCCAGTAAAAACGCCCTCTTTATCAGAACTGGTACGGTCTAATTCAGTTAATTTGTTTACTCGGTTAACAAAGCCAATGACCTCTGCCTCCTGAGGTCTACCAGCAATCAGCTTGGCTACCAGTGGATGTTCCGGCGCCAAAACCATATAGGATACACCGTAGACCGTATCCGGACGGGTGGTAAAGACGGTAATGCTTTCATCACTTCCCTCTACTTGAAAGGTTAGCTCAGCACCTTCACTACGACCTATCC
This genomic interval from Desulforamulus reducens MI-1 contains the following:
- a CDS encoding phage holin family protein codes for the protein MVVRFIVSALVLIVVSWLSPGFVVKGGFIGALIAAVVIAILGYIAESLLGDRVSPQRRGLVGFITAAVVIYLAQFIIPNLLNVSIFGALISAFIIGLIDAVVPTAVR
- the rpsT gene encoding 30S ribosomal protein S20, coding for MPNIKSAIKRVEITKARTIRNASIKSAVKTAIRRYEEALAKADKEVAETALRNAMVAVDKAVTKGVLHKNAAARKKSRLTKRFNKIAG
- the holA gene encoding DNA polymerase III subunit delta, which codes for MEYYKGLINSLQRGVVSPVYLFYGEEEYLKEKAVEKFKEFLLPQAADFNLDLLDGEEADIDTVISFAENMPFMAERRLVIVKNAPWFSGKGKNEAGGEDKGSGKDTVLLKYLNNPASTTCLVFVAKEAVDRRKKTYKEISAKGQVIDFKMLKPSEMITWVNQIVKGTGKTIEPSAARAIVEANGKLGLLNLKNEVNKLISYLGSEQEITSAIVGEVGVINIEQNIFTVVDDAVAGHTSKALNGIRELLSLKEQPTKILALLARQLRIALQAEALLREGSPEREVARKMGIHDFVIKKALTQIRRGGSQRMKWALQEIATIDAAIKKGQRDFLPAIETMLIQFGQME
- a CDS encoding MTH1187 family thiamine-binding protein, with the protein product MAIVEVTVIPLGTGGTSLSSFVAGCVRVLQQANDIKYQLTPMGTIIEGELTEIIKLVSQMHEQPFMAGASRVNTIIRIDDRRDKKGTMKGKVSSVEAKLITPGGTD
- a CDS encoding DUF1444 family protein, with translation MDRNTFRNTVSEYILDAVPKSLIYNLDNFGIRMKKGEYWIDLSLENFYKGYCRQKPSMRHIYISEVLAPFIKDLRRESGVNHHDVKENINHVFPLIIGSQDRKGIVTTPLTDNLFIAYVLDQGMRIFFIEEATLDSLHISVEQIKQLALKNFFRDQTKPLQVFDEKRHIYGFNYGDSYDSSRLLSIIYRPQEHGIPPHRRVYVMVPNRDVVLLFYSPEESDLRQSIMIGRSSFLNNPYPVSPELYQVRQGVILKSSRF
- a CDS encoding DNA internalization-related competence protein ComEC/Rec2, which codes for MQRPLVFMILAFMLGIMVTSVLKVNILVAMGAAVFTCIVAGIGIIRTWRYNTWVLFCACICLGMALTTIKLSVVATPLMDFKGTNIQATGIVIDQPDRRPEATFYKLKVQQAKYGGKIKKVSGILRVKVPEKTKRYQYGDILRLTGYVVVPEPPGNPGAFDYRTWLNRQGIAANMVVKKSEDIKVLRRGEGSFIFRIAFALRNHLESIYDKTLSKEKAVILKGLLFGTRGEIPQDVQLAFNQTGLVHILSVSGYHVGLVAAMLLQVLRLLKVPARFTAPVTIPLLIFYAIMTGLGPAVLRATLMAVLLLLARHLGRQNDWPTTLATAAGIILAINPLDLYDIGFQLSFVATWGLLYLTPVLNNLFHQIPKSIVLLITVPLAAQLATLPLVTLYFNLVSQVSILANLLTVHLVGLIMLFGGLDLLIGTIYLPLTSLFNSGISSLIDLFIGLVQFCNSLPSASFYIPTPPLWLVFLYYVLLIFTFYLFQFPEKREKVVGSHQQIEKYKTLVLVALLIMTLWLVKPTHGLLEVHFIDVGQGDSTLIITPEKRIVLVDTGGWQNELLSGRGAGEYVIVPYLHRLGINQVDVLVLTHPHADHVGGARTLIQTMSVGMVMVSPYGLQPADHIDEGYTELLQEIGKLGIPLCSARAGDELRLDSELLMSCLGPEDKFIGTRSDANNNSLIFLLKYHGRTVLLTGDIEAEAEKNLVENIEITNIEILKVPHHGSGFFDPDFFQRVSPKAAIISVGKGNRFHHPSVKTLEALEEVNSKIYRTDRQGAIILSTDGSKWLVQTGK
- a CDS encoding lytic transglycosylase domain-containing protein, translated to MDASLVAQLIRLQALEIGINGTQENKSEQSAEFSLMLAKLIAAKAGVRGNTLPLNPGVNLAEVPFLPSKQARASAAAAAASFRAAVGPVREYEAMVEKSALRHGIDPALCKAVARAESDFNPRVTSRTGAMGLMQLMPGTARDLGVKNPYDPEQNADGGVRYLKSMLERFDGDVNKALAAYNAGPGAVERYGGIPPYEETTRYIQKVIRYQQKYTGV
- a CDS encoding ComEA family DNA-binding protein; protein product: MPNLGRKEQVIILIIMAVVLYLAGYQFASRANTGVELVNSQSSDSMRTGKEETEIQVHVDGAVEKPDVYHLPAGSRVHDALKLAVPTQDADLSMLNLAAPLKDGQKLPIPSKAEQQASEQRPNQMDNVPSQGVALKASKPLTPTVAQGTGLVNINTAGPQELDSLPGIGPALAERIIQHREANGPFQCTEDLKNVSGIGDKKFEDLQHRITLQ
- a CDS encoding DUF421 domain-containing protein; the protein is MEEALKGLFPHVWRTVVIYFAVLIIVRLMGKREIGQLSTFDFVVAIILAELAAIPMGAQSIPIWHGIIPLVTLGILEVVFSYLALVNRPLRKILYGSPQIIIENGHLLRHEMRSSRYNLDDLLSQLREKGFYNIEDIEYAILEPSGRLSVLPKSQKRPVTPADLGIDTEYEGLPNVLVMDGDVLKENLHNINLTEKWLKEKLAEKGIHPKHVLLATLNTRGQLLVDCQNDDRARE
- a CDS encoding DUF2179 domain-containing protein, which gives rise to MKIVDLGLSHLGAYFFIFFARVADMSLDVIRLLMLMRGRKLIASMVGFVEVSIFIVALGKALSGGIDDPVKIIAYAGGFATGNFIGSLIEEWLAVGHLSMQVYPSPGNTTELCNRFREQGFGVTTVSGCGRNGERTILFVLLKRSNLKLATQILDEIQPGIFFNISDARAVRGGVFPVPKSKLIKSK
- the leuS gene encoding leucine--tRNA ligase; translation: MQEHYDFKEIEKKWQEDWNKENTYQVPDFSERPKYYCLEMFPYPSGKLHMGHVRNYSIGDVVARFKTMQGYDVLHPMGWDAFGLPAENAAIKHGIAPATWTWDNIAHMRSQLKQLGLSYDWNREVATCHTEYYKWGQWLFLQLYKKGLCYKKHARVNWCPDCATVLANEQVVDGACERCSAVVEQKELDQWFFRITEYAQRLLNDLKLLKGWPDKVKIMQENWIGRSEGAELTFQVEGSDESITVFTTRPDTVYGVSYMVLAPEHPLVAKLIAGRPQEAEVIGFVNRVNKLTELDRTSSDKEGVFTGAYCINPFDGARVPILIANYVLYHYGTGAVMGVPAHDERDFEFAHKYNLPIKVVIYPAQDKEIRVEDMKEAYTADGIMVHSGPFDGSPNRQGIKKVIKYAEEKGIGKGIVNYRLRDWLISRQRYWGTPIPIVYCEKCGTVPVPEDQLPVILPTDVAFKPTGESPLKGRPDFVHTTCPQCGGPAQRETDTMDTFVDSSWYYLRYTSSRDTEYAWDKNKADRWMNVDQYIGGVEHAILHLLYSRFFTKVFYDLGLVNVQEPFENLLTQGMVLKDGSKMSKSKGNVVSPEEIIDRYGADTARMFILFAAPPERDLEWSDRGVEGSHRFLNRVWRLVYSLKDEVAGAPAISSVNAYVGVHKEMRRLTHYAIKKVTEDVSGRFNFNTAISTIMELVNGIYTYRDKVAAVERDTAVLAEAVNSTIILLAPFAPHIAEELWSATGHQGSVHKQPWLTFDSAALVEDEVEVAVQINGKVRERLNIPANMKPAEMQQYLMDMESVKILIGDKQIVKIIPVPGKLLNIVVK